Proteins from one Sarcophilus harrisii chromosome 2, mSarHar1.11, whole genome shotgun sequence genomic window:
- the CDC25C gene encoding M-phase inducer phosphatase 3 yields the protein LVTGNLDSSEPQEVQLTELCHHQHIRKYIPVELLCSTPSALGSFCQKTDAIGTSSSDKENENNFLEHPTQPMLRSLRLQERLRKPLLSPLSLLDNRNSVEDEMNDLGSPITRIPLHQDGEEDCVGETSLELMEVFLDEQEVKESDVKKTVSFFDANAIQILGENSDQRQLIGDFSKVYILPTVTGKHQDLKYINPEMVAALIWGQLQDLIEKFYIIDCRYPYEYQGGHIQGALNLHSQEELHNFFLKKPFVPSSTQKRIIIVFHCEFSSERGPRMCRYLREEDRALNKYPALYYPELYILKGGYRDFFLEYVELCEPQNYCPMHHQDHKTELLKCRSQSKAWTEERQLQEQIACLMKNGNSS from the exons CTGGTTACAGGTAACTTGGATTCTTCAGAACCTCAGGAAGTACAGCTAACTGAATT atgtcATCATCAGCATATTAGGAAATACATTCCT GTAGAGCTGCTGTGTAGCACTCCGAGTGCTCTAGGTTCCTTCTGCCAAAAGACAGATGCAATAGGTACTTCTTCTTCAGACAAAGAAAAT gAGAACAACTTTCTGGAACACCCTACACAGCCAATGCTCAGATCCTTAAGACTtcaagaaagattaagaaaacCCCTCttgtctcctctttctctactA GACAACAGAAATTCtgtggaagatgaaatgaatgatttgGGAAGCCCTATTACCAGAATTCCACTGCATCAGGATGGAGAGGAAGACTGTGTAGGGGAGACTTCACTTGAGCTAATGGAGGTTTTCCTAGATGAGCAAGAAGTCAag gAATCAGATGTAAAGAAGACAGTTTCATTCTTTGATGCTAATGCCATTCAGATCTTGGGGGAAAATTCTGACCAGAGGCAGCTGATAGGTGATTTCAGCAAG gTGTACATACTACCAACAGTGACAGGAAAGCATCAAGATCTGAAGTACATTAACCCAGAGATG GTGGCTGCTCTGATATGGGGGCAGCTGCAAGACCTGATTGAGaagttttatattattgattGCCGTTACCCATATGAGTATCAAGGAGGTCATATCCAG GGAGCTCTGAACCTGCACAGTCAGGAAGAACTACATAATTTCTTCCTGAAGAAGCCTTTTGTCCCTTCTAGTACCCAGAAAAGAATAATCATCGTGTTTCATTGTGAATTCTCTTCGGAAAGAGGCCCCCGAAT GTGCCGCTATTTAAGAGAAGAAGACAGAGCTCTGAACAAGTACCCTGCGCTATACTACCCTGAGCTGTACATCCTCAAGGGAGGCTACCGAGACTTCTTCCTGGAATATGTG GAACTGTGTGAACCACAAAACTATTGCCCAATGCATCATCAGGACCATAAAACTGAGCTTTTGAAGTGTCGCAGCCAGAGTAAAGCATGGACTGAAGAGCGGCAACTCCAGGAACAGATTGCTTGTCTCATGAAGAATGGGAATTCAAGTTGA